Proteins encoded by one window of Panicum virgatum strain AP13 chromosome 7N, P.virgatum_v5, whole genome shotgun sequence:
- the LOC120682271 gene encoding probable metal-nicotianamine transporter YSL6, translating to MGSEAEITGPLLAAAGGGGGAEAVPPWREQVTARGLAVSAVLGVLFCLITHKLNLTVGIIPSLNVAAGLLGYFLVRTWTAALERLGVVSKPFTKQENTIIQTCVVACYGLAFSGGFGSYILAMDQKTYELIGTDYPGNRAVDVKNPSLGWMIGFMFVVSFLGLFSLVALRKVMVIDYKLTYPSGTATAMLINSFHTTTGAELADKQVRCLGKYLSISFFWNCFKWFFSGVGDSCGFDNFPSFGLEAFKNTFYFDFSPTYIGCGLICPHIVNCSTLLGAIISWGFLWPYISTKAGDWYPANLGSNDFKGLYGYKVFISVAVILGDGLYNLIKIIYATIKEIMNARAKQGRLPLVQVQDDDQDSKLSAEEKHLNETFIKDSIPPWLAGSGYIGLAAISTATVPMIFPQIKWYLVLSAYVVAPLLAFCNSYGAGLTDWNLASTYGKIGLFIFASWVGQNGGVIAGLAACGVMMSIVATASDLMQDFKTGYLTLSSPRSMFVSQLIGTAFGCVIAPLTFWLYWSAFDIGNPDGSFKAPYAVIFREMSILGVEGLSALPQHCLAICSFFFVASLVINLLRDVTPKNVSRFIPIPMAMAIPFYIGAYFAIDMFVGTVILFVWERVNRKECDDFAGAVASGLICGDGIWTVPSAILSILRIDPPICMYFKPSLTS from the exons ATGGGCTCGGAGGCGGAGATCACGGGCCCGCtcctcgcggccgccggcggcggcggcggcgcggaggcggtgccgccgtggcggGAGCAGGTGACGGCGCGGGGGCTGGCGGTCAGCGCGGTCCTGGGGGTGCTCTTCTGCCTCATCACGCACAAGCTCAACCTCACCGTCGGGATCATCCCCTCGCTCAACGTCGCCGCGGGGCTGCTCGGCTACTTCCTCGTCCGCAcgtggacggcggcgctcgAGAGGCTCGGCGTCGTCTCCAAGCCCTTCACCAAGCAGGAGAACACCATCATCCAGACGTGCGTCGTCGCCTGCTACGGACTCGCCTTCAGCG GGGGGTTTGGAAGTTATATACTTGCGATGGATCAGAAAACCTACGAGCTTATCGGGACAGATTATCCTGGTAACAGGGCTGTGGATGTCAAGAATCCTTCACTTGGTTGGATGATTGGGTTTATGTTCGTCGTTAGCTTCCTTGGCCTATTTAGTCTTGTTGCGCTACGCAAG GTCATGGTAATCGATTACAAGCTGACCTACCCTAGCGGGacagccacggccatgttgataAATAGCTTCCACACGACCACTGGAGCTGAGCTTGCAGA CAAGCAAGTTAGGTGTCTTGGGAAGTATTTAAGCATTAGTTTTTTCTGGAACTGCTTTAAATGGTTCTTCAGTGGTGTTGGAGATTCTTGTGGTTTTGATAATTTCCCATCTTTTGGACTTGAAGCATTTAAGAATAC GTTTTATTTTGATTTCAGTCCAACCTACATTGGATGCGGTCTTATTTGTCCACATATTGTTAACTGCTCTACACTTCTTGGTGCCATCATATCGTGGGGTTTCCTTTGGCCATATATATCCACAAAAGCTGGGGACTGGTATCCAGCTAACCTTGGAAGCAATGACTTCAAAGGACTCTATGGGTACAAG GTTTTTATATCTGTAGCTGTGATTCTTGGGGATGGTCTTTATAATCTCATCAAGATCATTTATGCTACTATAAAGGAAATAATGAATGCACGGGCAAAGCAAGGAAGACTTCCACTTGTCCAGGTTCAGGATG ATGATCAAGATTCTAAATTATCAGCAGAGGAAAAGCATCTGAATGAAACATTCATAAAGGACAGTATTCCTCCCTGGTTGGCTGGATCTGGTTATATTGGTCTTGCAGCAATATCAACTGCAACTGTCCCAATGATCTTCCCACAGATCAAGTGGTACCTTGTCCTCTCAGCATATGTTGTTGCGCCCCTACTCGCTTTCTGCAACTCGTACGGTGCTGGGCTAACAGACTGGAATCTTGCATCCACATATGGAAAGATTGGCCTCTTTATTTTTGCCTCATGGGTTGGTCAGAATGGAGGCGTGATTGCTGGCTTAGCTGCCTGTGGTGTTATGATGTCCATCGTAGCGACTGCATCTGATCTCATGCAGGACTTCAAGACCGGGTACCTTACACTCTCTTCACCTAGGTCCATGTTTGTGTCACAGTTGATTGGGACCGCCTTTGGCTGTGTCATTGCCCCACTCACCTTTTGGCTTTACTGGTCGGCTTTTGATATTGGCAATCCTGATGGTTCATTCAAAGCTCCATATGCTGTGATCTTCCGTGAGATGTCAATTCTAGGTGTTGAAGGATTATCTGCGCTGCCCCAACACTGCCTAGCGATCTGCTCATTTTTCTTCGTTGCGTCCCTAGTGATCAATCTCCTCAGGGATGTAACTCCAAAGAATGTGTCTAGATTCATTCCGATCCCGATGGCTATGGCAATTCCCTTCTACATTGGTGCATACTTCGCCATTGACATGTTTGTTGGGACGGTCATCCTTTTTGTTTGGGAGAGGGTGAATCGCAAGGAATGTGATGATTTTGCTGGTGCAGTTGCCTCAGGCTTGATCTGTGGTGATGGGATCTGGACTGTTCCTTCTGCGATATTGTCGATCCTTAGGATCGACCCACCAATCTGCATGTACTTCAAGCCATCCCTTACCAGCTAA
- the LOC120681072 gene encoding heavy metal-associated isoprenylated plant protein 7-like, protein MGMLARKTEVGKPKKATVVKPKVVAVEEKPKDREEKKEKVLPPPPAEEMEMRVYMHCKGCAKKVKKILIRFDGVEDVFADCISRKVVVKGKKAAANPMKVVEHVQKKTGHMVELISPIPPPLEEKKEEEKKEPEPAKPEEPLGIITVVLKMHIHCNACAQWILRRIITMKGVQSAEVDLEASQVTVKGVLEEAKLAQYLYRRTGKHVAIIKSEPAALLESAGGDDDMANEENVVEVGEGSGNSNSNGEEYTADNMENNTAAIAPANMYNYYYPQQYAFPGGYYPQYYSQPPPPPSYFYQAAYPPPSYSYPMYAPYHQQMMAPQMFSDENPNACSIM, encoded by the exons ATGGGCATG TTGGCGAGGAAGACGGAGGTGGGGAAGCCCAAGAAGGCGACGGTGGTGAAGCCAAAGGTTGTGGCAGTAGAAGAGAAGCCCAAGGACCGAGaggaaaagaaggagaaggtgCTGCCACCCCCGCCAGCAGAAGAGATGGAGATGAGAGTCTACATGCACTGCAAGGGATGTGCCAAGAAGGTCAAGAAGATCCTTATACGCTTCGACG GAGTTGAGGATGTGTTTGCTGACTGCATATCACGCAAGGTGGTGGTTAAGGGGAAAAAGGCGGCCGCCAACCCGATGAAGGTGGTGGAGCATGTTCAGAAAAAGACTGGCCACATGGTTGAGCTCATCTCCCCGATACCACCTCCTctggaggagaagaaagaagaggagaaaaAGGAGCCTGAGCCAGCCAAGCCGGAGGAG CCGCTGGGGATCATCACTGTTGTGCTCAAGATGCACATCCACTGCAATGCATGTGCTCAGTGGATCCTGAGGAGGATCATCACAATGAAAG GGGTGCAATCTGCAGAGGTAGACCTAGAGGCATCACAGGTGACAGTGAAGGGTGTTTTAGAGGAGGCCAAGCTGGCCCAGTACTTGTACAGGCGCACCGGTAAGCATGTGGCCATCATCAAGTCCGAGCCTGCCGCTCTGCTGGAGAGCGCTGGTGGCGACGACGACATGGCCAACGAGGAGAATGTGGTGGAAGTCGGTGAGGGCAgcggcaacagcaacagcaatggTGAGGAGTACACAGCGGATAACATGGAGAACAACACTGCGGCCATCGCCCCGGCCAATATGTACAATTACTACTACCCGCAGCAGTATGCATTCCCTGGGGGCTACTACCCGCAGTACTActcacagccgccgccgccgccaagttACTTCTATCAGGCAGCCTATCCACCACCGTCGTACTCATATCCGATGTACGCGCCGTACCACCAGCAGATGATGGCGCCACAGATGTTCAGCGACGAGAACCCGAACGCATGCTCCATCATGTAA
- the LOC120682579 gene encoding heavy metal-associated isoprenylated plant protein 7-like: protein MGEEAKKEEAEKPKEAAPAEDKPKEGAGEEKPGAGEDKKEEASPPPPPPPEEVEMRVYMHCEGCARKVKKILRRFDGVEDVVADSKAHKVVVKGKKAAADPMKVVERVQKKTGRKVELLSPIPPPPKEEKEEEKKKEEPEPPKPEEKKEPPVIAVVLKVHMHCEACAEELRKRILKMKGVQSAEPDLKASEVTVKGVFEEAKLAEYVYKRTGKHAAIIKSEPVTPPESAGDDKKAKEEKKAEGGSEEKKDDSKEEKKDGKEGGGEKEEKKEKEKEKEGGDAAAGDEKDKADKEKDAAAIAAANLYMHYPRFAFPGGYYPPPLPPPGYVYQPAYPPPPVYAPPYHQAMAPQIFSDENPNACSIV, encoded by the exons ATGGGCGAG GAGGCCaagaaggaggaggcggagaagcccaaggaggcggcgccggcggaggacaAGCCCAAGGAGGGCGCCGGGGAGGAGAAGCCGGGCGCCGGGGAGGACAAGAAGGAggaggcgtcgccgccgccgccgccgccgccggaggaggtggAGATGCGGGTCTACATGCACTGCGAGGGGTGCGCCAGGAAGGTCAAGAAGATCCTCAGGCGCTTCGACG GAGTGGAGGACGTGGTTGCTGActcaaaggcacacaaggtggtGGTGAAGGGGAAGAAGGCAGCCGCCGACCCGATGAAAGTGGTGGAGCGTGTCCAGAAGAAGACCGGGCGCAAGGTGGAGCTTCTCTCGCCGATCCCGCCTCCGccgaaggaggagaaggaggaggagaagaagaaggaggagcccGAGCCGCCGAAGCCGGAGGAAAAGAAGGAG CCGCCTGTGATCGCCGTTGTACTGAAGGTACATATGCACTGCGAAGCCTGCGCTGAGGAGCTCAGGAAGAGGATCCTCAAGATGAAAG GGGTTCAATCTGCAGAGCCAGACCTGAAGGCATCGGAGGTGACAGTCAAGGGTGTGTTCGAGGAGGCCAAGTTGGCCGAGTACGTGTACAAGCGCACCGGTAAGCATGCTGCCATCATCAAGTCTGAGCCTGTCACTCCGCCGGAGAGCGCAGGGGATGACAAGAAGGCCAAGGAGGAAAAGAAGGCAGAAGGTGGCAGCGAGGAGAAGAAGGACGACAgcaaggaggagaagaaggacgGCAAAGAAGGTGGCGGTGAGAAGGaggaaaagaaggagaaggagaaggagaaggagggtgGTGATGCTGCTGCCGGCGACGAGAAGGATAAGGCGGACAAGGAGAAGGACGCAGCTGCCATTGCTGCTGCCAACCTCTACATGCACTACCCGCGGTTCGCATTCCCCGGTGGGTACTACCCGCCGCCGCTACCGCCGCCCGGGTATGTTTACCAGCCAGCCTACCCGCCGCCACCGGTGTATGCGCCGCCGTACCACCAGGCAATGGCTCCGCAGATCTTCAGTGATGAGAACCCGAATGCGTGCTCCATCGTGTAA